Within candidate division KSB1 bacterium, the genomic segment GAGGCTTTTCACGGCAACATCTACCAGGATCAGGAATTAAGTTACACCGTTCTGGAAGTCGATAAGGCGATTCAGAAGCATTTGGAGTAAAAAAAGTTAACTAAATTTTAAAGTCCGAAGGCGTCCCGCCGAGGATTTGTCTCCCACTTGAAAAACTACCTAAGGCTGTCTTGAGCTTGTCGATGGACGCCGTCGCCCTAACCTTATCAGGACAGCTTGTTGCACAAAGTATGATATATTAACCTGGCTAATTCATGAATTTCCATGTCAGTCAAAAAACTTCAATATTGTCATGCCCGAGTAGTCGGGCATCCATTGCTTGAACTAAGCTGTTGATTTGTAATGGATTCCCGCCTTCGCGGGAATGACGACTTTTATGGTTTGTGAATTTATTCAGGTTATTTTGCGTTTTTTTACTTTGTTTGAGAAAATTTTGTCCGTTTCCCCCTCTAGTTTATTTGAGGTATGCCAAAAATCAGAATAGTTTAACGGCATGAATTAATTGACTTTTTCTCGATAAATCCTTAATTAAATTTGAGTCCGGATAAATTTTTTCCGGCAGGCCTGAAAGTTTAGGGATAAACGAAGGGTACAAAATGAGCAAGCCTGCTGTTTTCATTAGCTATGCGAGGCAGGATTTGGGCCTTGCGAAAAAGTTTGAGCGCGCGCTAGCCGAACGCGGGTTCTCTGTCTGGCGCGACCAGGAGAGCATTTATGCCGGCGAGAACTGGCCCAAAGCAATTGGTGAGGCCATTTCCTCTCAAAATTACGTTTTGCTTTTTTGGTCCAGGCACGCCGGGAAGTCCCACTTTGTCGAGTTTGAATGGACCACGGCCATTGCTCTACGAAAATCGATTCTTCCCTGTCTGCTGGATGAAACTCCTTTGCCACCCTCTTTAACCACCTATCAAGGTATCCCCTTTACAGATTTTGAAAAAAGTCTTGGGAAACTTCTTAACTCGTTAGAAAAATCAATTCCCGAATCTGACATTCAACACAATCAGGAAGTGATATCTAATCTTGAAAAGATCACTCCGGGGAAGCCGGAAGAAGTCATCGAAGCAGCTAAACATATTTTTAAGCAGCATGGTTGGACGGTACTGGGTGATTTTTATCAAGCTGCCCGGGACATTAATATTACCGTGCAAAAATCCGCACCGGGTTCCTCAAGAAACTTTTTTGAAAAATGGCAGTTCGTGGCCTTTTTAGCCGCCGCTTTGACAGTCGTCAGTCTTCTGCTTGATTTACCTGCAAAAATCGGTTTGTTCGATGCGGGAGATGAAAAAGTGCAAATTGCTCAATCCGTGTCCGGGACAATTTTGGACAAGGGGAGCGGCAATCCACTGACGGGAGTTTACGTTCATACGCCGGAATTTGTAGATAAACACGGAGCGGTTTTTTCCGCTATTTCAGATTCGAATGGACGATTTTCAATTCCAAGTGTCCTTGCCTTTCATCAAGAATCTATAAGATTGGTTGCGCAAAAACAAGGATACAAAACCTACCGTACCGATGCAACCCTCGGGAATCCCAAACAAGAATTTCATATGGAGAAAATGCAATGATGAAGCGTTGGCTCTTTTTGTTTATCGTAATTCCAACTCTCCTCTTTGCCCAAGAAAAGAGATGGCTGCAGGGCAAAGTTGTAAGCATTGGTGAGAACAACGAAGAAACGGCCGAAGAAAACCTCAAAGT encodes:
- a CDS encoding TIR domain-containing protein; the encoded protein is MSKPAVFISYARQDLGLAKKFERALAERGFSVWRDQESIYAGENWPKAIGEAISSQNYVLLFWSRHAGKSHFVEFEWTTAIALRKSILPCLLDETPLPPSLTTYQGIPFTDFEKSLGKLLNSLEKSIPESDIQHNQEVISNLEKITPGKPEEVIEAAKHIFKQHGWTVLGDFYQAARDINITVQKSAPGSSRNFFEKWQFVAFLAAALTVVSLLLDLPAKIGLFDAGDEKVQIAQSVSGTILDKGSGNPLTGVYVHTPEFVDKHGAVFSAISDSNGRFSIPSVLAFHQESIRLVAQKQGYKTYRTDATLGNPKQEFHMEKMQ